In candidate division KSB1 bacterium, the DNA window ATTACACGGGAAAATGCCGCTTCCCCTCCTTTAAATTTCCAGGGAAAACAACCGATAATCAATCGTTTATTTTGAATCTCCGGAGCTGAAAGATCACCACCCAGGTTTTCAATATGCATACAGTTATGCGGGAAAAGAACATTGTGGGTCAACTGGTAATCTTCGTCAGGGAATAATTTCTCCATATTCGCTTTACCGTATTTTTCTTCACATTTGGCACGAACCTTATCACAATGGCCATGCATACCTTTTCCCAAAAACCTTCCAATCGGTAAGTCCATTGGATGGTCGGTGGAAACAACATCCACACCCCAAATCTTAATCTTTTTATCAAGCAGCCAGGGAACCATGTCCGGATGCGCCCCCGGGTGCATGTGAATATATTTTTCTTCATCCGGTTCGGAGCCAAATTGTGCATGCCGATGCCAGCCCGTATGCAGGATCAGTAAATCGCCTTGGTTTACCTGGACGCGCTGTTCGATCATATCCGGAGTATACACCGCCAATTCATCCATTTCATCGGTTAAATCGACGATGACGCCAGGGCCGTAAAGCCAATCGAGTGGAATTTCGTCGATGGTCATACCGTTGGTTACAAAATGGCGCGGAGCGTCCAAATGGGTTCCCATATGGTTCGAAGTTTGAATATACTGCGCATTGACACCATGCTCAGATTTGCGCTTGATATATTTCACTTCAAAGGGTGGGTAGTATGGCCAAGCTGGAACTTCCTGGTTTAACAGCTGTGAAAGATCGTACAATTTCATGAAGCCTCCTTCAATCCTTGACTGTTCATTTATTTTGTTGATTTTAAAATAATTTTTTAACAGCTGGTTTAATAACTTTTCCCATTGAATTTCGCGGCAGTTCCTCTAAAATCAATAATCTAGACGGAATTTTATAGTTTGCCATTCTTTCTTTACTCCATGCACGCAACTCCGATAATGACAATTCATAATGATCTGCTAAAATAACTACCGCAGAAACTCTCTCGCCCCAATCGGGATCCTCAAC includes these proteins:
- a CDS encoding cyclase family protein, whose amino-acid sequence is MKLYDLSQLLNQEVPAWPYYPPFEVKYIKRKSEHGVNAQYIQTSNHMGTHLDAPRHFVTNGMTIDEIPLDWLYGPGVIVDLTDEMDELAVYTPDMIEQRVQVNQGDLLILHTGWHRHAQFGSEPDEEKYIHMHPGAHPDMVPWLLDKKIKIWGVDVVSTDHPMDLPIGRFLGKGMHGHCDKVRAKCEEKYGKANMEKLFPDEDYQLTHNVLFPHNCMHIENLGGDLSAPEIQNKRLIIGCFPWKFKGGEAAFSRVIAFVED